CCTTGATGTGGCAAAGGTGATAGCACTGGGAGCGAACGCAGCCGGCTTAGCTGGTATAGTGCTAAAGTGGGTTAAAGACGACGGTGTCGAAAAAACGATTGATCAATTGAACGGCTTGTTAACGGATTTAAAATTTATAATGGCTGCAGTAGGTGCTGAAACGGTTTCTGATTTGAAAAACCGTCCGATTATTATTTCTGGATCCACAAGAGAGTGGTTATTTGAAAGAGGAATTGATACATCGGCCTTTGCTAACAGACATTATTAAATTAAACGATCACCATTAATAGATTCCATTGAATAATTGGAATCTATTTATAGGTTTTCTATGCTGAAAAGCTAACAACTCGCCAATGGGTGAGTTTATTTTTGCTTTATCCCACTCTTAAGGGACAGTAAAACCCCCACCTCAAAACTTAAGAAGATCGAAACGTTTAGGTGGGGGATAAACTGCCCCTAAAGGTCCCATAAGTTAAACGAACAATCACTGGGGGATGAAGGCAAACTCCCCCTGATTGAAGCTTAGCTTTATCACAGATAACCGTTCGAAAAACACCCGCCTAAAAATAGAGAGATAACTCTATATAGGCAGGAGGTAACGGACGCAAATGTCCTAAACTCCCACTGATTGAAGGGCGTTTGTACTAGTCTTTAATCATGCTCTGCTATCTCTTGAGGTTTGCTAACTTTTACCCTATAAGCTCCTTCTTATGTATGAACCTGCTTCATTCGGGTGAGAATGCTTAAAAGAAGGAGGGAGCTAATATGATTGAAGGTGCGATCTTTTTTTGGGTAATATGGCTTGTTACGATATACTGTTATTTTTTAATTGATAATAAAAATCGTCGTACACATCTTTTATTACTATGTTTTTTGACTATAATATGTTCATCTGTTACTTATTCTAGTTTAGTTATAGAGTGGAATTTAGCTTGGATTATATTTTTGCTGGTTGGCTTGTATTCTATGAGAAAACTTTCATTAGCTGGAAAGTTAAAAGGCTATGTTATAAGCTTATTCATTGCCAATTTATTTTTTTCTATTCATAAAGCGGTGTACTTTGAACCGGTCTGGTTGATTCTATCTCCCCAATGGTCCATTATTGTACTGAGTTTAGTTATATTAATTATTTTCCTTAAAGACGTTTATTGTCGAGTATTCAGTTTAACACTAGGGTTATTCCAAGGACTTATATTGTCTTTTCTTTCTCAAGTAACGGCTAATGGTCAAGAGGAACACTTAGTTATGACGAATAGTTTATTCTTCCTAGATGTCCTTGCCGCATTAATGGTTCTTAGTGTTGTGTGGTCTTATGCTGAGCAAATAGCAAAGAAATTAAAGGACCATATCATTGCGAGACAAAGATCTCCATATAACTCCTCAAAAACCAATGTAAATGTGTGAGCCGATTAACGATTAACTTTTAAGTTTAGTTATTGAATGTAGGTGATGACGAGCCCTCGAGAAAGCGCCTTTAGGGGAAGGTCCATGTATTTGTCGTTTTTTACACCCGTAATTTTTATAACAGTTAACTGTCCGTAAACTCCTGTCTTAAAATAGAGAGGGATAAATCTACATAGGTGTGAGATAATGGACGCTAATGTCCTGATTCACTCAACTCCTACTGATTGACAGGTCGTTTTATGATGAATTGGTTCTATTAATTAACAAAAGATTCAACATAAAAACCGATTGTTGTGAATGGAAGGTTTCTTTCCGAAGGAGTTACACGTATAATGAATAACGTATGAATTTTTGAAATGAAAGTGAGGAAAATACGGTGCCAAAACCAGTATTAGCAATTGTTGGTCGCCCGAATGTGGGGAAATCAACAATTTTTAACCGTATAGTAGGTGAAAGAGTATCTATCGTTGAAGATAGACCAGGGGTAACGAGAGACCGAATATATAGTTCGGCTGAATGGCTTACTCACGAATTTTTTATTATAGATACAGGTGGAATTGAAATTAGCGATGAACCTTTGTTAGATCAAATGAGGTATCAAGCTGAACTTGCTATCGAAGAAGCAGATGTGATTTGTTTTGTCGTTAATGGTAGAGAAGGCTTAACAAGTGCTGATGAAGAAGTTGGACAAATATTGCAGCGTTCTAAAAAGCCAGTTGTAGTGGCCGTAAATAAAATGGACGATCCTTCCATGCATGAGCAGCTTTATGACTTTTACAGCCTTGGCATTGGAGATGTGTACCCTGTTTCAGGTTCGCATGGACTTGGGCTAGGAGATTTATTGGATCAATTAGCTACTTATTTTCCTAAGCAGGAAGAGGACGTGTATGACGAAGATACGATTCGAATGAGTTTAATTGGTCGCCCGAATGTGGGGAAATCTTCTTTAGTAAACGCTATTTTAGGTGAAGAAAGAGTTATTGTGAGTAATATACCTGGTACTACGAGAGATGCCATTGATACACCGTTTACGAAAGATGATCAAGATTATGTCGTGATCGATACAGCGGGTATGCGTAAACGAGGAAAGGTATATGAAGCGACAGAAAAATATAGCGTATTGAGAGCTTTAAAGGCGATTGAACGTTCAGATGTTGTTTTAGTCGTTATAAATGCAGAAGAAGGCATCATAGAACAAGATAAAAAGATTGCTGGCTATGCTCATGAAGCAGGAAGAGCCGTCGTTATCGTTGTGAATAAATGGGATGCTGTAGAGAAAGACGACAAGACGATGAAAGAATTTGAAGAGAAAATCCGCAACGGCTTCCGTTTTCTTGATTACGCCCCAGTCGTGTTCTTATCAGCTAAAACGAAACGTAGACTACATAACCTTCTTCCGCTTGTTAACGAGGTTAGTGAGTCACATAATATGAGAGTCCAGACACATGTTTTAAATGATGTTATTGTGGATGCGGTAACGATGAATCCAACACCTACTGATCATGGGGGGAAAAGATTAAGAATTAGTTATGCGACCCAAGTATCCGTGGCACCACCTACAATCGTCTTATTCGTAAATGATCCTGAATTGTTACATTTTTCTTATAAACGCTATTTAGAAAATAAAATAAGAGAGGCTTTTACATTTGCTGGCACACCTGTTCATATTATCGCGCGTAAGAAGAGTGACTAGCAGATTGGGGGGACATTATGTTTATATTAGCGGTTTTTATATCGTACCTCTTAGGGGCAATTAGCTTTAGTTATGTCATTGGCAAACAATTTAAGAAATTAGATATTCGTGACCATGGTAGTGGAAATGCAGGTGCTACCAATACCCTGAGGGTGATGGGAGTTTTGCCTGCTATTGCGGTTCTGATACTTGATTGTGCTAAAGGGGTTGTCGCTGTATTTTTAGGGTGGTATTTAACAGGTGGAGACCCGATTGCTGGTGCAGCTTCTGGACTAGCCTCAATAATAGGCCATAATTGGCCTGTGTATTATGGTTTTAGAGGTGGGAAAGGTGTCGCCACAACGATTGGCGTTCTTGCTTCTCTCGTGTTTACATTAGCAGTAACAACAGGGATTATCGCTATTATTTCTATTGTTATTACCCGTTTTGTGTCATTAGGGTCCCTTATCTTTGTAGTGGGTACGACACTTTCTACCGCCATTTTTTATCAGCAGCTAGATTATCCATTCGTTTACGTTTACTTTCTTATAATGATTTCGCTCCTTTCTATTTGGCGGCATCGAACAAATGTTAAACGATTATTAAATGGAACTGAAAGTAAAATCGGTGAGAAGATCACTGCTAACTAAGGAGGGATCATGATGTCTAAGATTGCTGTATTAGGTTCTGGTAGCTGGGGAACGGCTTTGTCTCTCGTATTGGCAGATAATCAGCATGATGTGAAACTATGGGGGCGTTCTAAAGAGCAAATTGACACCATTAACAATGAGAGAAAAAATAGTCGTTATCTACCTAATGTGAATTTACCAGAGAATATTGTAGCATTTTCATGTTTGGAAGAGGCACTTAAAGGGGTTGATGCTGTCTTAGTTGTCGTCCCTACTAAAGCGATGCGAGATGTGCTGAAATCTGTCAACAATTTCTTGAATAAGCCTGTACTATTTATTCATGCAAGTAAAGGGATTGAACCAGAAAGTCATTTACGGATATCACAAATTATCGAAGAAGAAATTGTGGAAGAAAATCGTACAGGAGTGGTAGCACTTTCAGGTCCAAGTCATGCCGAAGAAGTTTGCCTTAGACAACCTACAACTGTTACAGCATCTTCCAATGATATGCTGATGGCAGAAAAAGTACAAGATCTTTTTATGAATCGCCATTTTAGAGTATATACTAACCCTGATTTGCTTGGCGTTGAAATCGGTGGAGCACTTAAAAATATTATAGCTATAGGTACTGGTTTGACAAGTGGATTAGGGTTTGGTGACAACGCGAAAGCTGCTTTGATGACGAGGGGATTGGCGGAAATTACCCGCCTTGGCTTAAAACAAGGTGCTAGTTCATTGACTTTTGCAGGTTTATCAGGTCTAGGGGATCTCATTGTCACGTGTACAAGTGTACATAGCAGAAACTGGCGGGCAGGACATATGCTTGGTAAAGGGAAATCTGTTGAGGATGTTGAACGGGAAATGGGAATGGTCGTAGAAGGTATTCGAACGACGAAAGCAGCCTTCCAACTGGCGGAACAATTGGGAGTAGATATGCCTATTACGACAGAATTGTATAAAGTCCTTTTCCACAACAAACCTGTAGAAGAAGCTGTTTCTGAGTTGATGGGAAGAGTTAAAAAGCACGAAGTAGAAGATTTAAATCTTGGTGACGGAGACCCATTAAACGAGTTAGAACCATAACGACATCGTTTAGTTAAGTGCCTTCACTCATTTTAATCTCATGCATAAGATAACACATACGAGCATGAGGAGGGAAATGACGTGCAAGGAAATAATAATGAGTCGTTATTTGATCAGCTAGAAAAGAAAACCAATGTGAAACATCAAGATTTGTTTAAGTTGGCTCAATCAGTCAATAAGACAGATTTATCTAATGAACAAAATGTGAGACAGCTTATTCATCAAGTGGCTCAATTAGCTAATGTATCTGTCTCGAAAGAAAAAGAAGATGAACTTGTAAAAGCAATTACGTCAAATCAGGTGCCGATGGATTTCGGCTCACTGGCTAAAATGTTTCAAAAATCTAAATGAAATTAGGCTTTCGTATCAGTCATGTAAGAGCGTTTCGGAATAAATATATTACAGACAGGTGCATGGCTGTCATAGTTGTAGTTTTTAAACAGGCAGTGTTTAGTCATATTAGACTGGAGAAAGAGCCCCTTATCTTCAGTCTTTTTTATGTTTTAATAAAAGGGATGAGGTGGTTATATAAAGCCCATATTCTAACCGCTCCTATCGTCTCCTAGTACAATAGTAGCGTTAAATAAAGAAGATGCTTTATTAGGTCCTTTTCCTCTATGCCTTTCTGTGGAAAGGGTGTCCCGTAGCGGTGGTTGTCCATTTTTTTGATAATAGTCTATTTATCACAGCTAACCGTCCAGAAAACTCCGACCTGAAAATAGAGAGGAGAGATAAGCTAATGTCCTGAGTCACTCAACTACCAATCAGTGGGAGAAGAACGAAAATCCCGACTGATCGAAGGTTTGGTTTATTTTTGACTTATGTTCACTAGCATTGCATAAATAATCTCATAATTTTCAGTTTAATAATTCTACTAGAATCACTATTTTTAACGACATGATCAGTTTGTATGATCTGTTTTCGCATGAATTTGTGCGACTAAATCAAGGAACAGTCGTTGAAAGACATCTGGATTCAACCCATTTAAACGTCGTAACAGCTGATGGAGTCAAGGTCAACCCCTTTTTGAAGGTGACCATCCAAAAGACCATTACTTAGTGCATGGAGACTTTTGGCTTCTAGGAGCTGTGCATAAAGCAACAATTTAAAAAAGGAGTCTGTCGTTCATTTTTTCGTGTAATAATCTAATTTCAATGTTTTCACTTGTTAATTGAAGATTTAGTGGTGTATTTGGGAATTGTGTAAAACGGCAATCAGCAACATTCATTGAAGTGTATAATTTTTCACATCATGTACGCTTGACATGGCGCCTCTACGGGCAGGATATCTCGCAAAGGAACAAGCTACAAGGCTTTGCGGGGCAGACCAGCCTATCATACCCGCCACTCCATGTAAAGCTGCAATATACACTTGTTTTTGCATACTCCCGATTGCCGAAACCTACATGTCATGAATGTCACTAACAAGTGGTGAAAACCATTGCCCAAATGACGTATTTTGAGTAATCTTGTCCATGAGTTGGTCCTTTATTAGTGGATTTGGACGGGTTACCACCTGACTTATCCATTATAAAGGGCTTTTTCTTTGCACAAAATAAGTTTATTGAACATTCTGAATATTTTAATTTAAAACTAGATTAATGTAACATTAGTGAATAGAGCTTTCTTTTTATTTCCTGTACAACGTTATAGTTTTATCTTGCCTTGTTTTCATTCTTTCTTTTCATTTTTCCGATATACTTGTGTAAATCTAAGTCTAGGTTTGAAGGATGCTTAAGCTTCCCGTATGGAATACAAAGTGGTGTACCTACAATAGGACCCACAGTGACTTTAGCGAAAGTAAAATAAGCGGATATTTTTCGCTTAGATACAGAAGAAAGCTCATTTTGGGGAATATAGGGGGAAATTTTCCGATTATGCAAAGCAAAACGAGCCTTTTTCAGATTTTTCGAATCGATAGACGGAATCTCTCCGTCTATTTAAGCTATTGTCAATGCTTATGACTATTTAAGAGAATTTTTTCCGTCTATTTCTCATAGCGGGTTCTTAACCTCCCCAGCTAATAAGGGCGATCCTCATGATCCCAGAGGCGGGAATCAGCCTCTTTTAAAGCACTTTTTTCACTGTTTTGTTACTTAGCGTTAAATGCTTCTCCTTTTCGAATGGCCAGCCGCAGTACTTCCTTTTCAACTAAAGATAGACTGGTCTGGTCCAGGTCATTTCCCAGCCATCGGCTAATCATTTGCTGAATGTCTCTTTAACTTGGTCATTTGAAAAGCCGATCACGGTCCATCCGTTAATTTCAAGGCATATGCGAATGCAAGAATTATTATCCCCATCTGGTTCCTCTCTTCATGATTACTATGGCCATAACCATTTCAAAAAATGGTTTTATACGACGCTAATGACTTATGTTATATACAAAACTTATGAATATAAAGAGATTAGCATTATAATGGTAATCTCCATGCATTGCAGGTGTGAGTGTGCTATAATAAATCAGGATTTTATTAGATTGTTATAGATGATTTAAGTGTTTTTTAGAATAACATTCTAATATGTATGTGTTAAGAATCAGCGATAGACAAGCATTATAATGACTAGATGGGGGAGACGAAATGTTTGAAGATGGCTTAGTTAAAATGTGGGTTTCTTTTATCGGAATGGGGTTAATGTTTTTCTCGGTTATTTTGACGATTTTTACGAAAGAAAAATTAACCGGTATGTTGAGATATATTTTATTAACAGTAAGCTTTATTAGTATAATAATAGCAGGGCTGATCATGCTGTTAGTGGTGTTTACTGGCCCTGTGCCTGAGTAACTAAATTTGACAAATAAAAGGGCGTGATTGTTTGTTTTCTACTAAGCACATAAGCCTTTTGATGTTTCCACTCTTATTAGTGGGATGTCTTTATCCAGATGAACAAAGAAAAGAAAATCAACCGCCGTATGAAGATCAATTACAGTCCGTACAACATGCTGTCACTCAATACCGCGAAGAAACGAGTGTATTGCCTATTAAAACAAGTGAAGCAGATACACCTATTCTCAGAAAATATCCAGTAAATTTTTCAATGATCGTGCCGTCATATTTGCAAGCGGCTCCTGGTAATTCATTTGAAAATGGCGGCATTTATCAGTATGTTATTGTGGACCCTGAAGCAGCTGCTGAAGTGAGATTGATCGACCTTAGAAACGTGAAGGCAATTCAAGAATTAGAAAGAAAAATTTATCAGTATAGAAGCGAACATGAATTTGCTCCAGTTGATACGGTGATAGGCAATGAACTACTCAAACTTGATCATGAAAAGTTAAATTATGATGAAGCCCCTGTCGTGGAAAGCCCTTTTCATCCGAGCCATCGGCTTCCTCTTTATTTGCAAACAGATGGGACAGTTGTCATTGATTATTCCCTCGATATTTTATATTACGTGGAAGAGTATGGATTAGGGGATTTTGAAGAAGGAGACGATTTAAGGTGGCTACTTGTAGAACATTCACCTTTCGTACCTGTCAATTCAATTCCACAAACGATAGATAACGGTGAAGTCATTTTTTTAGAAGAATAGCTCTGCAAGATTAAGCATTTTCAATTGTTCGTGTATTTTACAGTTGAAAATGTTTTTTGTGGTTTAAATGAAATGATTTTAAGAAGTTATTATGATAGGAATTAGCGAGAACTTGCTACAGTCTAGACAGCCAGCAGAAACGTGGAGGCTTCGAGTTCACCTAAATAAGATACGGCGAGATGGCCATAGTACACTCATGTGAAAGTGCGTCGATGGATGATATGTGAAACCTATTATCATGAAGAGTTAAACTAACTATTTTGCCGTTCTAATCTAAAGGGCTAAGGCATAAATATCCAAGGAGACGAGATAGTTTTCTATTCAACTTCAAATCTTTGAATAACCTTGTCATAAACGTTGGACAACATCATAGAGTAATAGAGACTATGACTTCAACTTCAATTATGCATGTAGTAGGAATGAGTTTACCTAGAATTTGAGCAGGAGGCGATTTTGTGGAAAAGGTAGATATCTTTAAAGATATTGCAGAGCGGACAGGTGGTGACATTTATCTCGGTGTTGTGGGATCCGTGAGAACGGGAAAATCAACGTTTATTAAAAAATTTATGGAATTGGCTGTTATACCGAATATTGAGTCGGAAGCGGACCGGGCAAGAGCTCAAGATGAACTACCTCAAAGTGCTGCTGGTAAGCAAATCATGACAACAGAACCTAAATTTGTCCCTAACCAAGCTGTTTCGATTCATGTGGACGAAGGGTTAGATGTGAATATACGAGTGGTAGATTGTGTCGGTTATGCAGTAGCAGGGGCAAAAGGCTATGAAGATGAGAACGGTCCGAGAATGATTCAAACTCCTTGGTATGAAGAAGCTATACCATTTCAAGAGGCAGCTGAAATTGGGACACGAAAAGTGATTCAAGACCATTCAACATTAGGTGTTGTTATTACGACCGATGGTTCCATTGGTGAAATTCCCCGAACGGATTATGTAGAACCTGAAGAGCGGGTCATAGACGAATTGAAAGAAGTTGGGAAACCTTTTATTGTAATCGTTAATTCCATCCACCCAACTAATCCGCAAACAGAGGGATTAAGGTCTCAGTTAGAAGAAAATCATGATGTTCCTGTTCTGTCAATGAACATTGAAAGCATGACTGAGCAAGATATTCATATGGTTATGAGAGAGGTTCTGTTCGAATTTCCAGTTCATGAAGTGAATGTTAATTTACCAAGCTGGGTTATGGTATTGAAAGAGCAACATTGGTTAAGAGAAAATTATGAAACATCCGTGCGCGAAACTGTAAAAGACATTAAACGCCTTAGAGATGTGGACCGTGTTGTAGGGCAATTTTACAATTATGACTTCATAGAGAAAGCAACACTGTCTGGTATCGAAATGGGGCAAGGAGTAGCAGAAATTGATCTGAGAGCTCCTGATGATTTATATGATCAAATTTTAATGGAAGTAGTGGGAACAGAAATTAGGGGGAAAGATCATTTACTTGAGCTCATGCAAGATTTAGCTCATGCAAAATCTGAATATGATCAAGTGGCAGACGCTCTAACAATGGTCAGGCAAACCGGCTACGGAATAGCAGCTCCCACTATACAGGATATGAGTCTAGATGAGCCGGAAATCATAAGACAAGGATCACGATTTGGGGTTCGTTTAAAAGCAGTAGCCCCTTCTATTCACATGATAAAAGTAGATGTAGAGTCAGAATTTGCGCCAATTATTGGGACTGAAAAGCAAAGTGAAGAGCTTGTACGCTATTTAATGCAAGATTTTGAAGAAAACCCACTATCGATTTGGAATTCAGACATATTTGGAAGATCGCTAAATTCCATTGTTAGAGAAGGGATTTCAGCTAAGCTTTCTCTTATGCCTGAAAATGCGCGATATAAATTAAAGGAAACATTAGAGAGGATAATTAACGAAGGATCTGGTGGACTGATAGCCATTATTTTATAACCCTTCTTTTTGGGGGGTTATTTTTCTTTTTTAGTTTTAAACGCTCATTTGAATTGTTGTAAGTAAACATCGTCTCACTCTAATGGGTTTTATTGCAAACTAAATATCATGGTATAATTATCCAAAAAATGTCATTGTATTTACTTTTTACTGGACTTTTAGGTGAAAAAGTTATAAAAATACTAAGAAATACGCAAAAAATGTTGAATTATTAAGCTTTATCGTTTAACATAAGCCTTGTTATCCCATGAATTACAGGGGTAGACGTATAAAACGCTTATGATTGTGCAACAAAAGGAATAACACAACTATAAGTTTGGGAGGAGGTGAATAGTATGAATAAGACAGAACTTATCAATGCAGTTGCTGAGAAAACGGATCTTTCTAAAAAAGATGCCACAAGTGCTGTTGATGCAGTTTTTGATGTCATCACTGGTTCACTTCAAAAATCCGAAAAAGTACAACTTATTGGATTTGGTAATTTTGAAGTACGTGAGCGTGCGGCACGTAAAGGTCGTAACCCACAAACAGGTGAAGAAATCGAAATCCCTGCAAGCAACGTGCCTGCATTTAAACCAGGTAAAGCCCTTAAAGATGCTGTAAAATAGTACATATAGGGCTTATATGAAAAAAATGCTCCACCAGTTTGACTGGAGGGAGCTTTTTTCTTTTCTGTATAGTATTATTTTCTATGTTACGTGCTATTATTCAGTACTGAAATAGATGTTAACTTTGCGTTCTCTATAAGTTGGTCGAGCGCGTTTCCTTGTTTTTATATTAATAATTATGCTAAAATTTCAACGACCCAACAGTTATAAATAGAAATGGAGGCGTCCTCATCATGAGTAATGTGGATCATGCAAAAATTGAAAAAGCAGTCACAATGATATTGGAAGCAATTGGTGAAAACCCTTCTAGAGAAGGTTTGATAGAGACACCTAAACGTGTCGCGCGTATGTATGAAGAGGTATTCCAAGGTCTCTCACAAGATCCAAAGGAACACTTCCAAACCGTTTTTGGAGAAGATCATGAAGAACTCGTTTTAGTGAAAGATATTCCATTTTACTCTATGTGTGAACATCACCTCGTTCCCTTTTTCGGGAAAGCTCATATAGGCTATATCCCAAAAGGAGGAAAAGTGACAGGTTTAAGTAAGCTTGCAAGAGCAGTAGAAGCCGTGACAAAACGACCGCAACTACAAGAAAGAATCACCTCTACAATTGCAGACGCCATCATGGATACATTGACACCAAGAGGCGTAATCGTCGTAGTTGAAGCTGAACACATGTGCATGACGATGCGAGGAGTGAAAAAACCTGGCTCTAAAACGGTTACCTCTGCTGTAAGAGGTGCCTTTGAGCGAAATGATGCTGCGAGAGCAGAAGTATTATCTTTAATTAAAGAGTAATGGCTTTAGCACGTTAATCGCGGGACGGTCTTCATTAATTAGTAAGATACTTTATGTAGGGGTGCCTACGAGTCGAATAAGAGGCGTTTTACATTAAGATTTATTATGCAAATACAAACAGGTGGGGAGGAGCTCCTATGACAGAGAATAATGGCTATATTGTCATTAAAGCTGAAGAAGATGGTGTTAACGTCATTGGACTCACGAGGGGAACAGACACGCGTTTCCATCATTCGGAAAAATTGGACAAAGATGAAATGATGATTGCCCAATTTACAGAACATACATCGGCGATCAAAATTAGAGGTAAAGCGACGCTTCAAACAGCTCATGGTAATATGACTAATTTGAAATAATTATCAAGAATCATAAAGAGTTTGTAGAAAAAAATGTCGTTACTTTAAAGCTCGCCATATGGCGAGTTTTCTAAATTTTAAGCACATCTTTTAAGCAAAGATTATGATAGGGCGGATAATACCTGATACTTTTTTTATACTATATTTCATGTGGTGTTACGAGGGGGCGTTTTCTTAAAGGAATGTTTATTCGAGCGAAAAAATTGTGATATACTAGTTGTGGATGGGGTTTGAATGACAATTTAGGATAAGACTTTGATGCTGGGGGATTTCTGATGACGGCATATGATGGCCACAACAAAGAATTAAACCTTGTGTTTGATAGTTTTTACAAAAGTGTTAAACATGCTTATTTAGATAAGTTTATTAAGGATCCGGTGATTGATAAAGATCAAGCCAATATGCTGTTGATTATTCTTCAGAAAAAAAAATGCTCTAAGAAATACATACATGATTGTATCTTAACGACCTTGTTTGTGCAGGCGGCATTGGACACCCATGAACGAGTTGTGATACATGGCTTAGGACCAGAATCCATAAAAACAAAAAATCAGCTCACCGTTTTAGCAGGGGATTTTTACAGTAGCTTATACTATAATGTGCTGTCCAAAAATGAAGATGTAGCATTAATTAGAGTATTAGCAAAAGCGATTCAACAAATTAATGAGTCAAAGATGAAAATGTATCATTTAGAAGACAAAAAGGGGGGCTTAAATTTAGCTGACATTAAAGTTATTTATGCGTCCTTATTAAAAAATATTTCTCATTTATTTCATTTGTCCCAGTGGAGCAATATCATTGAAGAGTTTTTCTTATTGAAGTTTCTATGCAACGAGAGGGCTTCTATTATTGAATACGGTTATCGTTCTAAAGAATCTATTCTTGGTGACGTAAGTGTTACCTTCAGTAAAAAGCAATTGTTGGAGCAATTAACTCACTTAATACATGTAACGCGAGAGCGTATTGAGGATGAACTACGTGAGGAAAACGAAATGACCTGTTATGTGAAGGTAAGAATGTATGAATTAATTGAAAGGTATCGAATTGAAAAGCACTGTGTTGTGGAGGAAGGTTAGTTATGGGGAGAACAAAAGAAGAACGGGTACACGATGTGTTTGAAAGCATTTCAAAAGAATATGATAGGATGAATGGCATTATTAGTTTTAAACAGCATAACATGTGGCGGAAAGATACAATGAAAAAAATGGCTGTGGAAAAAGGGGCAACAGCTCTTGATATTTGTTGTGGAACTGCTGACTGGACGATGACCCTCGCAGAAGCGGTGGGGGAAAAAGGACAAGTCACCGGGGTTGACTTCAGCGAAAATATGCTGACAGTTGGCCGTGAAAAAATAAGAAAAATTAATGCCACGAACGTGACATTGAAGTGGGGCAATGCCATGGCATTACCTTTTGATGATAATTACTTTGATTATGTCACCATTGGTTTCGGTTTACGAAATGTTCCCGACTATTTACAAGTGTTACGTGAAATGCACCGTGTGGTTAAACCAGGGGGATTAGCTGTATGCTTGGAAACTTCACAACCGACAATGCCAATATTTAAGCAAGCTTACTGGTTATATTTCAAGTACGTTATGCCCCTTTTCGGGAAAATATTCGCTAAAAGTTATGCAGAGTACTCTTGGTTACAAGAGTCCAGCCGTCATTTTCCAGGGAAAAAAGAGCTGAAACAGCTGTTCTTTGATGCCGGTTTTACATCTGTTAACTATAAATCTTACTCTGGAGGAGCTGTAGCATC
The Salipaludibacillus sp. LMS25 DNA segment above includes these coding regions:
- the plsY gene encoding glycerol-3-phosphate 1-O-acyltransferase PlsY translates to MFILAVFISYLLGAISFSYVIGKQFKKLDIRDHGSGNAGATNTLRVMGVLPAIAVLILDCAKGVVAVFLGWYLTGGDPIAGAASGLASIIGHNWPVYYGFRGGKGVATTIGVLASLVFTLAVTTGIIAIISIVITRFVSLGSLIFVVGTTLSTAIFYQQLDYPFVYVYFLIMISLLSIWRHRTNVKRLLNGTESKIGEKITAN
- the spoIVA gene encoding stage IV sporulation protein A, which gives rise to MEKVDIFKDIAERTGGDIYLGVVGSVRTGKSTFIKKFMELAVIPNIESEADRARAQDELPQSAAGKQIMTTEPKFVPNQAVSIHVDEGLDVNIRVVDCVGYAVAGAKGYEDENGPRMIQTPWYEEAIPFQEAAEIGTRKVIQDHSTLGVVITTDGSIGEIPRTDYVEPEERVIDELKEVGKPFIVIVNSIHPTNPQTEGLRSQLEENHDVPVLSMNIESMTEQDIHMVMREVLFEFPVHEVNVNLPSWVMVLKEQHWLRENYETSVRETVKDIKRLRDVDRVVGQFYNYDFIEKATLSGIEMGQGVAEIDLRAPDDLYDQILMEVVGTEIRGKDHLLELMQDLAHAKSEYDQVADALTMVRQTGYGIAAPTIQDMSLDEPEIIRQGSRFGVRLKAVAPSIHMIKVDVESEFAPIIGTEKQSEELVRYLMQDFEENPLSIWNSDIFGRSLNSIVREGISAKLSLMPENARYKLKETLERIINEGSGGLIAIIL
- a CDS encoding NAD(P)H-dependent glycerol-3-phosphate dehydrogenase, which translates into the protein MSKIAVLGSGSWGTALSLVLADNQHDVKLWGRSKEQIDTINNERKNSRYLPNVNLPENIVAFSCLEEALKGVDAVLVVVPTKAMRDVLKSVNNFLNKPVLFIHASKGIEPESHLRISQIIEEEIVEENRTGVVALSGPSHAEEVCLRQPTTVTASSNDMLMAEKVQDLFMNRHFRVYTNPDLLGVEIGGALKNIIAIGTGLTSGLGFGDNAKAALMTRGLAEITRLGLKQGASSLTFAGLSGLGDLIVTCTSVHSRNWRAGHMLGKGKSVEDVEREMGMVVEGIRTTKAAFQLAEQLGVDMPITTELYKVLFHNKPVEEAVSELMGRVKKHEVEDLNLGDGDPLNELEP
- a CDS encoding HU family DNA-binding protein, which encodes MNKTELINAVAEKTDLSKKDATSAVDAVFDVITGSLQKSEKVQLIGFGNFEVRERAARKGRNPQTGEEIEIPASNVPAFKPGKALKDAVK
- the der gene encoding ribosome biogenesis GTPase Der, with the translated sequence MPKPVLAIVGRPNVGKSTIFNRIVGERVSIVEDRPGVTRDRIYSSAEWLTHEFFIIDTGGIEISDEPLLDQMRYQAELAIEEADVICFVVNGREGLTSADEEVGQILQRSKKPVVVAVNKMDDPSMHEQLYDFYSLGIGDVYPVSGSHGLGLGDLLDQLATYFPKQEEDVYDEDTIRMSLIGRPNVGKSSLVNAILGEERVIVSNIPGTTRDAIDTPFTKDDQDYVVIDTAGMRKRGKVYEATEKYSVLRALKAIERSDVVLVVINAEEGIIEQDKKIAGYAHEAGRAVVIVVNKWDAVEKDDKTMKEFEEKIRNGFRFLDYAPVVFLSAKTKRRLHNLLPLVNEVSESHNMRVQTHVLNDVIVDAVTMNPTPTDHGGKRLRISYATQVSVAPPTIVLFVNDPELLHFSYKRYLENKIREAFTFAGTPVHIIARKKSD
- a CDS encoding DUF2768 domain-containing protein, producing MFEDGLVKMWVSFIGMGLMFFSVILTIFTKEKLTGMLRYILLTVSFISIIIAGLIMLLVVFTGPVPE
- a CDS encoding stage VI sporulation protein F, which codes for MQGNNNESLFDQLEKKTNVKHQDLFKLAQSVNKTDLSNEQNVRQLIHQVAQLANVSVSKEKEDELVKAITSNQVPMDFGSLAKMFQKSK